The Impatiens glandulifera unplaced genomic scaffold, dImpGla2.1, whole genome shotgun sequence genome segment GTGTTGAAGTCAACAAAAAATCTTTGGTTTGTAAAATGTATGGCTGAGAACTGCAAGTGGAAATTGCGTGCTAAGAAAGGAAAATTctcggagatgtttgagatcagaaaatttgtaaaagaacacacatgctcaattttgacgagACAAGACAATGTGAGGCAAGCACCATCATGGGTAATTGCGGAGTGTATCAAACGTaaatacatggaccatcaccatgaccacatgcctaaaaaaataatggaagacatgcatacaAGTTATGGGTTAACTTTGacatataataaggcttggaggtcaaGGGAAAAGgccttaatggcggtgcgaggaattGTGGAGGATTCCTATGGTGAATTTCCATCCTACCTGTTCATGTTGTAGAAGAAGAACCCAGGTATCATAActgacatccagacggatgaggaaggacacttcaggtatatgttcatgtctctaggtgtttcaattaggggtttcatagGATGTTGTCGTCCTTAAGCACAAAGTTGGAGGTCAACTACTAGTTGCGATAGCATTGGATGCGAACGAGCAACTATATCCCGTTGCTTTTGGTGtcgttgattcagagaataataactcttggacatatttcatgcaacaactaAGGTTGGAAATTGGATCAGTCCCGAAACTCGTCTtcatatccgatagacacccaagtattgccAACGCCTTGTccgctgtttttccagaagcacatcacggtgcatgcacataccacatcaaaatgaatattatggccaaatttaaaactgaTAACTTCCATGTTGAGTTTGATTTGGTTTCTCGCGCATACACCGAGTCCACGTTTCAaaagcattttgacaagatcagaaATAAAGACCCTAGGATTGCTCAATATTTGGAACAAATTGGAGTGGAAAGATGGAGTCGTGCTTTTTTCCCCGGTtcgcgatacaatcaaatgacaagtaattacgctgagagttttaatagtcaatGCAGAGaagctaggaaatatcccataagAACATTAGctgactatttaagattcacaatacaagattggttttatcatagaagagaaaaatcaaCCAACCACAACGAACATTTATCtccatattatgaaaagttattacgtgaggaAGGCGAAAATGCTAGATTCTACAGCGTTTATCCACTTAAGTGATTTCAGTTCCATGTGCATGACggtgaatttgattttcaagttgacttcAAGGGTCGAACttgtacttgtagggtatttgatatatccggtcttccttgtacgcatgccctGGCTGCTGCCCGTTTCCGGAAATCGGTTCCATATGAGTTGTGCGCAAGGTTAGAGAATTTATGTTCCATAAGTTATGTTCAATTTATGTTATGttgaatttatgttattttcaatttatgttATCATTGTATAATTTTTCTGGTTTTACTCAACTGAATCGTGGTGCATGGCTTATGCAGAGACATGTTATCCAGTTTTTCATCATAATGAAGTTTGGGACCTTCCCGAACATATCACGAAACGAGTCTGCCTAAAACCTCCCGTGAAGATTAAGAAAGGACGACCAACAACAAAACGTAGATCATCACAAGGTGAGGTTCGTAAAGAACGGAGACGTTGCGGCTCATGTGGCGGTCTAGGTCATAACAGAGCAACATGCtcagcagtgatgcctgcaccatctactgcaagacCTTCACAATCAAGTGCCCAATCTACACAACCTTCACAATCAAGTGCCCAATCTTGGGCATGAAActgttttagtattttgatcaaactgtttttgtATGTACATCAAactgttttagggttttgatcaaaccgtttttgtatGTACATCAAactgttttagggttttgatcaaactgtttttgtATGTACATCAAactgttttagggttttgatcaaaCAGTTTTTGTATTTTGATCATCTGTTGTTAAGTGTTGTCATCTGTTGTCAAAGAGAAATAGCAGGATTGCAGGAATGCAGGAATGCATCTTTCGCAGGACAAAGAGAAATAGCAGGAATGCATCTGGCGCAGACGACAGTACATCTGTCGCAGATGACGATTCATCTGtagcagacgacagtgcatctgtcgcaggcaaCAATACTTaatcgtctgcgacagatgcaccgtcgcctgcgacagatgcaccgtcgcctgcgacagatgcaccgtcgcctgcgacatatgcaccgtcgcctgcgacagatgcaccgtcgcctgcgacagatgcaccgtcgcctgcCACATATGCATTTCATTTATGTTCTgtgcttaattatatatatactacattatatttatactaCATTATATAACCCATTTGCATTCAAAATAATACAACTGCAAactaaattacattaaaaaataaatacatatggTTTACATTCAAAAATATACATAGCTAAATTATGTCCATTTTCTATGGGTCTATTATATGGTGGAATAACCTAACTGCCCATTTTTGTCTCCAAAAAACCATGTTTTCTGTTGTCACAGCTGATATATCCAATTTGGCAGTAAGGTACTCCAAATACATGATTGTAAAAAGACCACAGTCTCCACTCTTCGTGCAATTGGGGACTCTTGGGTGTGGTATTACAACATATGACATTCCTTCCAAACTGAACTTAGGATACTTGATCTTGTCAAACTCGGTCGTTCcaaatagaaacatatatgGAATCATTTCATATAGTGGTTTCATGGACTTGTCATACTGATTCTTTTTGATAAATCCTTGTTCGTAGTCATAAACATTGATGCACATATCTTGTAGTTGCACCTCACACAGGACCCAATGCTTCATATTCAGATTCATAGGGAAATATACCTTATCTACAATCATCCAAGAAGTCATAAATTTTCCTTCATCACCCCTGAAATATTCCATCAAGTCATCGTCGAATTGGTATGTTTGTGGATTTTTGGAGAACTTTGAATAACGTAACGACAACCTCGTAGAGACATTACAGTCACATATTGAAAAATCCATCGGTTGATAAGTCTTGGGGAAATTGGCAACCCTTTTTTTAAGAATGTAACATGCTGCATCTATCTCCTGCGACAGAATCGAGAAAATGAAGTAAGCACAGAGCATCAAATGAATTAAGCACAAAACATCAAATGAATTAAGCACATAATTGCATCTGTCGCAgtcgacggtgcatctgtcgcatgcgaCGGTGCATccgtcgcaggcgacagtgcatctgtcggaGACGACAATACTTAATCTCCTGTGACAGATGCACCGTCACATACGCCAGATGCattgtcgtctgcgacagatgcaatTCCTGCTATTTCTCTTTGTCCTGCTGTTAATACAATACCCAAAAAACAGTTTCAACAAAAAAACTTACGTGATTATGTAGCCAATTCTGAGGCCTCAACATTCTGTTAAACAAATCTCGACCAGCATAGAAAAGAACCAGATTTATCTTGTCTTCATCCTCCAGCTTCAACCATTGTTTCAACTCATCCAACAGTTCACTATCATAATCTAAAAGAGGATTGACAGTTACTGAATCAATGAGTTTAAAGGATTTTCCATTAGGATCTGTGTAGTTCCCCAATTGTGTGGACCTCTTCTTTCTCCGAAAACTCTGTCCCTGAAATCTTGTTGGAGTCAATACCAATacatcatcatccttcttctttcccaactcagcctcttcatccttcttctttcccaaTTCAGCCTCttcatccttcttctttcccaactcagccTCTTCATCCATCTTCCTTTTCTTGCCCAACTGCTGCAACCTATTTTTGGTCAAAACCACCTTCCTGTTCTTCTTCGTGACCAATTCTTTCTTTCCCAACTCAGCATTCTTATCAACAAGATCAACATCAGcatcatctttgttttcattctcctcagcttctttgttgatctccaaaccatcaacaacagcatcatctttgttttcatcaTTATCAACAACAGCTTttttgttgatctccaaaccatcaacataAGCATCATCTTTGTtttgatcatcatcaacaacagcttctttgttgatctccaaaccatcaacaacagcaGAATCTTTGTTTTCATGAACAACAAtttctttgttgatctccaCACCATTAACAGCAGTATCCTCCAACCCAATATCATGAGCATCATTGTTTATCATCTCCAACCCATCGGAAGCATCATTCTCATCATTGTTTATCATCTCCAACCCATCGGCAGCATCATTCTCATCAGATTCTTTGTTGAGATCCAACCCATCAGCAGCATTTCTTTCTCATTCAACCGATCAACAACATCATTCATATCAGCAACATCTTCTTTTTCATTCAGCagatcatcaacatcatcattctcATCAGCAACATCTTTGTTCATCTCCAAATCCTTCTCCACTAAATCATCATCAGCAGCAACATCtttcttttgttgttttatttcacCCAATAATTGGATTATGTGATTGAACATAACCCGTTAATCCTCTTTCATTACCTTCATTTAAGTTTTCAGCTCCTTCACATCCCTTGTCAACTCCTTCACATCCCTTGTCAGCTCATCAAACTTGACATCATTCTCTTCTTTAGTCACCCGATTGTCTTGGCTAGTTGGAGAATTGTCTTCTTTCTTTCAAGGACTCGTTGCTGAAGGGACATGGCTAGATTCACGACTAGTAGACCGAGAGCTGTCTTGGCTAGATTCATCACTAAATGACTTCTCGGTCCTCTTGGCTAGTGTgattttaattggttttctcCTCTTGGGCGTCGGTTTGGGAGTACTGccatcttcattctttctcttcttACCATCCACTTCAAATAAATCATCATAAATTTAATCTCCCATTTCTTCAAAGTCCTCCCCACAGTAGTTCCTCTTCTCCTCCTCAGACTCATGAATCTTGTTAAACACATTGCATTTGAAAAGGGCATTGGATACCTCTTGGCTAGTGTTGGTGTTGCTTCTGGAGGCTGTAAAAAGTAATATCCTTGCGCATATATGTTTTTCCTCGATCATATCCGAAAATTTGGGGACAAATGTCTTCATAACCAAATAT includes the following:
- the LOC124917382 gene encoding uncharacterized protein LOC124917382 gives rise to the protein MINNDENDASDGLEMINNDAHDIGLEDTAVNGVEINKEIVVHENKDSAVVDDDAYVDGLEINKKAVVDNDENKDDANAELGKKELVTKKNRKVVLTKNRLQQLGKKRKMDEEAELGKKKDEEAELGKKKDEEGQSFRRKKRSTQLGNYTDPNGKSFKLIDSVTVNPLLDYDSELLDELKQWLKLEDEDKINLVLFYAAGQREIAGIASVADDNASGEIDAACYILKKRVANFPKTYQPMDFSICDCNVSTRLSLRYSKFSKNPQTYQFDDDLMEYFRGDEGKFMTSWMIVDKVYFPMNLNMKHWVLCEVQLQDMCINVYDYEQGFIKKNQYDKSMKPLYEMIPYMFLFGTTEFDKIKYPKFSLEGMSYVVIPHPRVPNCTKSGDCGLFTIMYLEYLTAKLDISAVTTENMVFWRQKWAVRLFHHIIDP